From Halapricum desulfuricans, a single genomic window includes:
- a CDS encoding CPBP family intramembrane glutamic endopeptidase, with protein sequence MVSIGFGLFLTGGVFVIYFAAGWATVEGWFVAEERTFLNAFGVSVAIYAAVAFLEELLFRGYFITNATEGVPSRFVSRFDGILPGRWLGAVPVAVAVFVSSLVFAHFHGDVLTAMQYLHFRLAGVLLALPYVLTGRLGASIGLHWAFNVGVTSLFNVEGPSGLRPTRVRWPAAVGRRNRTDRNRHDCGNDRNCVIR encoded by the coding sequence GTGGTCAGTATCGGGTTCGGGTTGTTCCTGACCGGCGGTGTGTTCGTGATCTACTTCGCGGCTGGGTGGGCGACTGTCGAAGGGTGGTTCGTTGCTGAAGAGCGGACGTTCCTCAATGCCTTCGGGGTGAGCGTGGCGATCTATGCGGCCGTGGCGTTCCTCGAAGAACTCCTATTTCGAGGGTACTTCATCACGAACGCGACCGAGGGAGTCCCGTCACGATTCGTCAGCCGTTTCGATGGTATCCTCCCGGGACGCTGGCTCGGCGCGGTTCCAGTCGCAGTCGCCGTGTTCGTCTCCTCGCTTGTGTTCGCACACTTTCACGGCGACGTGCTGACCGCCATGCAGTATCTCCACTTCAGGCTGGCAGGCGTGTTGCTGGCGCTTCCATACGTCCTGACCGGGCGGCTCGGTGCCTCGATCGGGCTCCACTGGGCGTTCAACGTCGGTGTGACGAGTCTGTTCAACGTCGAAGGCCCTTCCGGCCTTCGTCCGACTCGAGTTCGATGGCCCGCCGCTGTGGGTCGGCGAAACCGCACTGACCGAAACCGGCATGATTGTGGTAACGATCGGAATTGTGTTATACGCTGA
- a CDS encoding DUF5518 domain-containing protein, which yields METADNTASSERDDLVFTQPLPEYVDWLVAVAIALGGMALTVGGTAVTFVVDRDLIAEDIEAGQITVVILERDLTEAEMLEFTLEVVNWTGIGLLVTGIGLVLFAIGYVVFRHRAYHNVREGGDVDTYRSSAILGAVATTILSFVPLSPILGGGLAGYLEQPVTGRPVSVGALSGFLAMAPALTLVGFVTVGLYSGLATVQETGLGFVVVAGMFFGLLVLAAYGAGLGALGGFAGGRLADSR from the coding sequence ATGGAAACAGCAGACAATACGGCCAGTAGTGAACGAGACGATCTCGTGTTTACTCAGCCGTTACCCGAGTACGTCGATTGGCTCGTCGCAGTGGCTATTGCACTCGGTGGAATGGCACTGACCGTCGGTGGAACTGCCGTAACTTTCGTCGTCGATCGGGACTTGATTGCCGAAGATATCGAAGCTGGTCAGATCACGGTTGTCATCTTGGAACGGGATCTCACAGAGGCTGAGATGCTCGAGTTCACATTGGAGGTCGTAAACTGGACCGGGATCGGCCTCCTCGTAACGGGTATCGGACTCGTTCTGTTTGCTATCGGATACGTCGTGTTCCGCCATCGCGCCTATCACAACGTCAGGGAGGGGGGAGACGTCGACACGTACCGATCGTCGGCGATTCTCGGCGCGGTCGCGACGACGATTCTTTCGTTCGTCCCTCTTTCGCCAATCCTTGGCGGTGGCCTCGCAGGCTATCTCGAACAGCCAGTGACGGGGCGGCCAGTAAGTGTCGGTGCACTCTCCGGATTTTTGGCGATGGCCCCGGCACTGACCCTTGTGGGATTCGTCACTGTTGGCCTGTATTCGGGACTCGCTACCGTACAAGAGACCGGACTTGGTTTCGTGGTTGTCGCGGGGATGTTCTTCGGATTGCTGGTGCTTGCTGCCTACGGAGCCGGGCTCGGTGCGCTCGGCGGCTTCGCGGGGGGCCGTCTGGCCGATAGCAGGTGA
- a CDS encoding RNA-guided endonuclease InsQ/TnpB family protein, whose protein sequence is MLETTRTYVARITNHSQVRDGLDQCGFSASKLWNVGRYYIQQRWDEDGEIPDEAELKSELKDHERYSDLHSQSSQRVLEELAEAFNGWYNSDDGNNPPGYRKRGDRHPRSTVIWKKRAIKHDDKHGQLRLSKGFNLKEGRSDFILAEYETRPDVEVENIQQVRAVWNGDEWELHLVCKKQIPVEDAPGDNTAGIDLGISNYLAIDYEDGPSELYPGNTLKEDKHYFTREEYQTEGENGPSKRAQKARQKLSRRKDHFLHTLSKHIVERCVEEGVAKIAVGDLSDIREDENGDSRNWGASGNKKLHGWEFDRFARLLEYKAEEHGILVDRVDEENTSKTCSCCGQIRDSNRVERGLYVCSSCETTMNADVNGAVNIRRKITQSPPTGDMSNGWLAQPGVFLFDRESGRFTPRERGDCKP, encoded by the coding sequence ATGCTGGAGACAACCCGCACCTACGTCGCACGCATCACGAACCACAGTCAGGTTCGTGACGGCCTCGACCAGTGCGGGTTCTCCGCGTCGAAACTGTGGAACGTCGGACGCTACTACATCCAACAACGGTGGGACGAAGACGGTGAGATACCCGACGAAGCCGAGCTGAAGTCGGAGTTGAAAGACCACGAACGCTATAGTGACCTGCATTCTCAGTCAAGTCAGCGAGTTCTCGAAGAACTTGCTGAGGCGTTCAACGGATGGTACAACTCCGACGACGGCAACAACCCACCGGGCTACCGGAAACGTGGCGACCGACACCCTCGCTCCACCGTCATATGGAAGAAACGAGCCATCAAGCACGACGACAAGCACGGCCAACTTCGCCTCTCGAAAGGCTTCAACCTGAAAGAGGGTCGGTCTGACTTCATCCTCGCGGAGTACGAAACTCGCCCTGACGTAGAAGTCGAGAACATCCAGCAAGTGCGTGCCGTCTGGAACGGCGACGAGTGGGAACTCCACCTCGTCTGCAAGAAACAGATTCCTGTCGAAGACGCACCCGGTGACAACACGGCGGGTATCGACCTCGGAATCAGCAACTACCTCGCCATCGACTACGAGGACGGCCCCTCAGAGTTGTATCCGGGGAACACGCTGAAAGAGGACAAACACTACTTCACCCGCGAGGAGTACCAGACCGAAGGCGAGAACGGCCCGTCGAAGCGAGCGCAGAAGGCTCGGCAGAAACTCTCCCGACGCAAAGACCACTTCCTTCACACCCTCAGCAAGCACATCGTTGAGCGGTGTGTCGAAGAAGGTGTGGCGAAAATCGCGGTTGGCGACCTCAGTGACATCCGCGAGGATGAGAACGGTGACTCGCGGAATTGGGGTGCGTCGGGGAACAAGAAGCTGCACGGTTGGGAGTTCGACCGATTCGCCCGTCTCCTTGAATACAAGGCCGAGGAACACGGCATCCTTGTTGACCGTGTAGACGAGGAGAACACGAGCAAGACGTGTTCGTGTTGCGGGCAGATTCGGGATAGCAACCGTGTGGAGCGCGGTCTGTACGTCTGTTCGTCGTGCGAGACGACGATGAACGCAGACGTGAACGGTGCGGTGAACATCAGGAGAAAGATAACTCAGAGTCCCCCGACGGGGGATATGAGTAACGGCTGGTTGGCACAGCCCGGAGTCTTCCTGTTCGACCGTGAGAGCGGACGGTTCACACCGAGAGAGCGGGGAGACTGCAAACCCTAA
- the mutS gene encoding DNA mismatch repair protein MutS, translating into MTEATGIVGEFFDLKAETDADVLAMQVGDFYEFFDSDAELVADELDLKVSQKSSHGSSYPMAGVPVEELTPYLKSLVERGYRVAVADQHEAGDGHEREITRVVSPGTLLAVTDADARYLLTVVHDEDYGLAFADVTTGRFHVTTAADADELLTTIYRFDPVEILPGPDVRNDDDLLERLRGRTDAALTLHTAEAFAPGRARHRVREQFGEGALDSVGIETDAAVRAAGAVLNYVEETGQGVLASMTRLQAHGDGDHVELDATTQRNLELTETMQGDRSGSLFATIDHTVTSAGGRLLQSWLQRPRRDRAELQRRQSAVAALTEAALARDRLREVLGDAYDLERLASRAASGSADARDLVAARETLALLPTAREIVADTDRLADSPLAAVLERADLDRARELRETLEAALVEDPPGTITQGGLVRKGFDEQLDELIERNEAIEEWLDELPKREKRRHGITHLSVDRNKTDGYYIQVGKSETDAVPDSYEQIKTLKNSERYTIDELEEKERELLRIEEQRHDLERQLFDELREKVATRAELLQDVGRTLAEVDALAGLATHAVRADWTRPELTDGDEISIEAGRHPVVERTTEFVPNDVRMDRDRRFLVVTGPNMSGKSTYMRQTALITLLAQVGSFVPARQARIGLVDGIYTRVGALDELAQGRSTFMVEMQELSNILHSASDDSLVILDEVGRGTATFDGISIAWAATEYLVNEVGAKTLFATHYHELTELGERLDPVQNVHVAVDGDPDSDRDGEEVTFLRTVREGPADRSYGVHVADLAGVPEPVVDRSRQVLDRLRNDEAIDVRGGDGGTTQAVFDLSSGQFVDGPASADGGEASSGEQAQNESTAGSHAADESAPSAEEKQQRDELVERFGDDAEDVLQALADLDIAETPPVELLSEVQQWQGKLEE; encoded by the coding sequence ATGACCGAGGCGACCGGCATCGTCGGCGAGTTCTTCGATCTGAAAGCCGAGACCGACGCCGACGTACTGGCGATGCAGGTGGGCGACTTCTACGAGTTTTTCGATTCCGACGCCGAACTGGTCGCCGACGAGCTCGATCTGAAGGTGAGCCAGAAATCCAGCCACGGCTCCTCGTATCCGATGGCCGGTGTTCCGGTTGAGGAGCTGACGCCGTATCTCAAGTCACTCGTCGAACGGGGCTATCGCGTCGCCGTCGCCGACCAGCATGAGGCGGGCGACGGCCACGAACGCGAGATTACCCGCGTCGTCTCACCCGGGACCCTGCTTGCGGTGACCGACGCGGACGCGCGGTATCTGCTGACGGTCGTCCACGACGAGGACTACGGCCTGGCGTTCGCGGACGTAACGACCGGCCGGTTCCACGTCACGACCGCCGCCGACGCCGACGAGCTGCTGACGACGATCTACCGGTTCGATCCCGTCGAGATCCTGCCGGGGCCCGACGTGCGAAACGACGATGACCTGCTGGAACGCCTTCGGGGACGGACCGACGCCGCCCTGACGCTGCACACGGCCGAGGCCTTCGCTCCCGGGCGGGCGCGCCACCGCGTCCGCGAGCAGTTCGGCGAGGGCGCACTCGACAGCGTCGGGATCGAAACCGACGCGGCCGTTCGTGCGGCCGGTGCGGTGTTGAACTACGTCGAGGAGACCGGCCAGGGCGTGCTGGCCTCGATGACGCGCCTGCAGGCCCACGGCGACGGCGATCACGTCGAACTCGACGCGACGACCCAGCGCAACCTCGAACTCACAGAAACGATGCAGGGCGATCGGTCGGGATCGCTGTTCGCGACGATCGATCACACCGTCACCAGCGCCGGCGGGCGCCTGCTGCAAAGCTGGCTCCAGCGACCGCGTCGTGACCGCGCGGAGCTACAGCGCCGCCAGTCCGCAGTGGCCGCACTGACCGAGGCCGCGCTCGCTCGCGACCGACTGCGGGAGGTACTCGGTGACGCCTACGATCTCGAACGGCTGGCGAGCAGGGCCGCCTCCGGGAGTGCGGACGCGCGAGATCTGGTCGCCGCCCGCGAGACGCTTGCCCTGCTCCCGACGGCCCGGGAGATCGTCGCCGATACCGATCGACTGGCCGACTCACCACTCGCTGCGGTGCTCGAACGGGCCGATCTCGACCGCGCTCGCGAGCTCCGGGAGACCCTCGAGGCCGCACTCGTCGAGGACCCGCCGGGGACGATCACTCAGGGCGGACTGGTTCGCAAGGGATTCGACGAGCAACTGGACGAGTTGATCGAGCGCAACGAAGCGATCGAGGAGTGGCTCGACGAACTCCCGAAACGCGAGAAGCGGCGCCACGGGATCACTCATCTCTCGGTCGATCGCAACAAGACCGACGGCTACTACATCCAGGTCGGGAAAAGCGAGACCGACGCCGTCCCCGACAGCTACGAGCAGATCAAGACGCTGAAGAACTCCGAGCGGTACACAATCGACGAACTCGAGGAGAAAGAGCGGGAGCTGCTCCGGATCGAGGAGCAGCGTCACGACCTCGAACGCCAGCTGTTCGATGAGCTCCGCGAGAAGGTGGCGACACGCGCCGAACTCTTACAGGACGTGGGGCGGACGCTCGCTGAGGTCGACGCTCTCGCGGGACTGGCGACCCACGCTGTCCGGGCCGACTGGACTCGCCCCGAGTTGACCGACGGGGACGAGATCTCGATCGAGGCCGGTCGCCACCCCGTCGTCGAGCGGACGACCGAGTTCGTCCCCAACGACGTCCGGATGGACCGCGATCGGCGGTTCCTCGTCGTGACCGGGCCGAATATGAGCGGAAAGTCGACGTATATGCGCCAGACGGCACTGATCACGCTGCTCGCACAGGTCGGGAGTTTCGTGCCCGCCCGACAGGCGCGGATCGGCCTCGTCGACGGCATCTACACTCGCGTCGGTGCGCTGGACGAACTCGCGCAGGGCCGCTCGACGTTTATGGTCGAGATGCAGGAACTCTCGAACATCCTGCACTCCGCGAGCGACGACTCGCTGGTCATTCTCGATGAGGTCGGGCGCGGGACGGCGACCTTCGACGGCATCTCGATCGCCTGGGCCGCCACGGAGTACCTGGTCAACGAGGTCGGCGCGAAGACGCTGTTTGCGACCCACTACCACGAACTGACGGAGCTGGGTGAGCGACTCGACCCCGTCCAGAACGTCCACGTGGCGGTTGACGGCGATCCGGATTCGGACCGCGACGGCGAAGAGGTGACGTTCCTGCGGACCGTCCGCGAGGGACCGGCCGACCGCTCCTACGGCGTTCACGTCGCCGACCTCGCGGGCGTACCCGAACCGGTCGTCGACCGCTCGCGGCAGGTGCTCGATCGGCTCCGAAACGACGAGGCGATCGACGTCCGTGGCGGCGATGGCGGGACGACACAGGCCGTCTTCGATCTCTCCTCGGGGCAGTTCGTCGACGGCCCAGCGAGTGCGGACGGTGGCGAAGCGAGTAGTGGGGAGCAGGCCCAGAACGAGTCGACGGCCGGGAGCCACGCCGCCGACGAATCAGCTCCCAGTGCAGAGGAAAAGCAACAGCGGGACGAACTCGTCGAACGGTTCGGCGACGACGCTGAGGACGTGCTACAGGCGCTGGCCGATCTCGACATTGCGGAGACGCCGCCGGTGGAGTTGCTATCGGAGGTACAGCAGTGGCAAGGAAAACTTGAGGAGTGA
- a CDS encoding glutaredoxin family protein, whose protein sequence is MSESTPEDPPITLYRLQACPFCERVVRTLEEHDLDYQSRFVEPLHSKRNAVKRLTGQRSVPAIVDETTGVTMSESENIVEYIETTYGTGA, encoded by the coding sequence ATGAGTGAGTCAACCCCCGAGGACCCTCCCATCACACTGTATCGACTGCAAGCCTGTCCGTTCTGCGAGCGGGTCGTCCGGACGCTTGAGGAGCACGATCTCGACTACCAGTCGCGGTTCGTCGAACCGCTCCACTCCAAGCGCAACGCCGTCAAGCGCCTCACCGGGCAACGATCCGTTCCAGCTATCGTCGACGAGACGACGGGCGTGACGATGTCCGAGAGTGAGAATATCGTCGAATACATCGAGACGACCTACGGAACGGGGGCATAA
- a CDS encoding DUF7559 family protein, whose protein sequence is MPATLEVSCENDDCELDMAELHYTYDMPDDVTVEDFQCPYCGRSETLRKIDV, encoded by the coding sequence ATGCCCGCAACACTCGAGGTCTCCTGTGAGAACGACGATTGCGAACTCGACATGGCCGAACTGCACTACACCTACGACATGCCGGACGACGTCACAGTCGAGGACTTCCAGTGTCCGTACTGTGGTCGGTCAGAGACGCTGCGAAAAATCGACGTGTAG
- a CDS encoding aldo/keto reductase encodes MSVPTATLPNGELPVVGKGTYRLDGDTARTAVSAALDTGYTHLDTAEGYHNEGEIGDVLAEHDRENLFLTSKVLPKNLDYESVIDACESSLERLGTDYLDLYLIHWPNPAISLRETLNAMATLHDRGLVRNVGVSNFSRYQLSAALHVSDVPIAVNQIEFHPYLQRPELVEYCQDNDVVVEAAAPLARTEVLDDPVVEDIAQKHDRTPAQVVLQWAIEKDVVVLPRSTSETHIEQNFELFGWELNLEDRRRIDDLDRDEPVYDDRAKSWEDDVWGIAE; translated from the coding sequence ATGTCTGTACCGACAGCTACGCTTCCGAACGGCGAACTGCCCGTCGTCGGCAAAGGGACCTACCGGCTCGACGGCGACACGGCCAGGACGGCCGTCTCGGCGGCGCTCGACACCGGCTACACGCACCTCGACACCGCCGAGGGCTACCACAACGAAGGCGAAATCGGCGACGTACTCGCCGAACACGACCGCGAGAACCTCTTCCTGACCTCGAAGGTACTGCCGAAGAACCTCGATTACGAGTCGGTGATCGACGCCTGTGAGTCCTCGCTGGAACGGCTGGGCACGGACTACCTGGATCTGTACCTGATCCACTGGCCGAACCCGGCGATCTCGCTGCGGGAGACGCTGAACGCGATGGCGACGCTGCACGACCGCGGGCTCGTTCGCAACGTCGGCGTCTCGAACTTCAGCCGATATCAGCTCTCGGCGGCGCTGCACGTCTCGGACGTCCCGATCGCGGTCAACCAGATCGAGTTCCACCCCTACCTCCAGCGACCCGAACTGGTCGAGTACTGCCAGGACAACGACGTCGTCGTCGAGGCCGCCGCACCGCTGGCCCGCACCGAGGTGCTCGACGATCCCGTGGTCGAGGACATCGCCCAGAAACACGATCGCACGCCCGCGCAGGTCGTGCTCCAGTGGGCGATCGAGAAGGACGTGGTCGTCCTGCCCCGGTCGACTTCGGAGACGCACATCGAGCAGAACTTCGAACTGTTCGGCTGGGAACTCAACCTCGAGGATCGCCGGCGCATCGACGATCTCGATCGCGACGAGCCCGTCTACGACGACCGGGCCAAAAGCTGGGAGGACGACGTCTGGGGCATCGCGGAGTAG
- a CDS encoding redoxin domain-containing protein — MDLGFDVVELDEPDYPEEGASAPEFVRPLVNDEYWEDVALSELTADGPVLLVFHSMDGAFPATYIWKELADRAFDEQYDVTIVGLSISTPYEHKTFIADRNLPYRLFSDPQNGVAEMYGVVNDLGGFAGVSESRPAVFLIDGDRTVRYAWAAREWPEFPDYDEIENALDRL; from the coding sequence ATGGACCTCGGTTTCGATGTCGTCGAACTCGACGAACCGGACTACCCCGAGGAAGGGGCGTCCGCTCCGGAGTTCGTCCGCCCGCTGGTCAACGACGAATACTGGGAGGACGTCGCCCTGTCGGAACTCACCGCCGACGGGCCCGTCCTCCTCGTGTTCCATTCGATGGACGGGGCATTTCCGGCGACGTACATCTGGAAGGAGCTGGCCGATCGGGCCTTCGACGAGCAGTACGACGTGACGATCGTCGGCCTCTCGATCTCGACGCCGTACGAGCACAAGACCTTCATCGCGGATCGCAATCTCCCGTACCGGCTGTTCAGCGACCCCCAGAACGGCGTCGCCGAGATGTACGGCGTCGTCAACGATCTCGGCGGGTTCGCGGGCGTCAGCGAATCCCGGCCGGCAGTGTTCCTCATCGACGGGGATCGGACGGTCCGGTACGCCTGGGCCGCGCGGGAGTGGCCGGAGTTCCCGGACTACGACGAGATTGAGAATGCACTCGACCGGCTTTGA
- a CDS encoding TVP38/TMEM64 family protein, translating into MGLFTSAANRRRVAVHVAVVATVLVGSYLLARQYLPFLRSAEQFRAWLLGFGLWAPVMFVAVQTLQVVVAPIPGQVIGVASGYVFGVWYGTLYSMVGTLIGTTIVFVIARRYGRPYVERFVAPEWIDRFDTNSADRGAPLIFGFFLIPGLPDDVICFVAGITKISMPYLIVLAAIGRFPSILLFNLVGAQVADDRIISAVTLLVALLVVSAVALYYRDTLITVLRRERA; encoded by the coding sequence ATGGGCCTGTTCACGTCGGCCGCGAACCGGCGACGCGTCGCCGTCCACGTCGCGGTGGTCGCGACCGTACTGGTGGGGTCGTATCTCCTCGCTCGGCAGTATCTCCCCTTTCTGCGGTCGGCCGAGCAGTTCCGTGCGTGGCTACTTGGATTTGGCCTGTGGGCACCCGTGATGTTCGTCGCCGTCCAGACGCTGCAGGTCGTGGTCGCTCCAATCCCGGGGCAGGTCATTGGCGTCGCGAGCGGCTACGTCTTCGGCGTCTGGTACGGCACCCTCTACAGTATGGTCGGGACCCTCATCGGCACTACCATCGTGTTTGTGATCGCTAGGCGGTACGGCCGCCCGTATGTCGAGCGGTTCGTCGCCCCCGAGTGGATCGACAGGTTCGACACGAACTCCGCTGACAGGGGGGCGCCGCTCATCTTCGGCTTCTTCCTCATTCCGGGTCTACCCGACGACGTGATCTGTTTTGTCGCCGGCATCACCAAGATCTCTATGCCGTATCTCATCGTCCTCGCCGCAATCGGCCGGTTCCCGTCGATCCTGCTGTTCAATCTCGTGGGCGCACAGGTGGCTGACGACCGGATCATCAGCGCCGTGACCCTCCTCGTCGCTCTGCTCGTAGTCAGCGCCGTGGCCCTGTACTATCGCGATACGCTGATCACCGTGCTCCGCCGGGAGCGTGCCTGA